The genomic DNA CTGGACGCCTGAAGTCCTTGCTTGAAGGTTTCCAGCCCCGGGCCGAATCCTTCCTAGAATTCAGCGGGATCGAGCGGTTGCTCATCCTTGTAGAATTTGTTCACGCCGACGAAGAGAAAGTCGATCCGTCCCTCGTACTTTTTCGCGATGTTCATCAGGGGTTCCGCATCCCTGATGCAGGGCGGGCACCACCAGGCCCAGAAGTTCACGAACAGGGGCCGGCCCCGGAAGTCCTCCAGGGTTACCTTCGTTCCATCCATAGTATAC from Gemmatimonadota bacterium includes the following:
- a CDS encoding TlpA family protein disulfide reductase, with protein sequence YTMDGTKVTLEDFRGRPLFVNFWAWWCPPCIRDAEPLMNIAKKYEGRIDFLFVGVNKFYKDEQPLDPAEF